One Glycine max cultivar Williams 82 chromosome 3, Glycine_max_v4.0, whole genome shotgun sequence DNA window includes the following coding sequences:
- the LOC100782572 gene encoding probable 2-oxoglutarate-dependent dioxygenase SLC1 produces the protein MALNEQKGKDDIPESQYQKGVKQLCEKGHLNAVPKKYILPVSERPTKSSVEDPNVVKQNLQLPIIDFAELLGPNRPQVLQSLANACQQYGFFQLVNHCMLEDVVRSMIDVSGRFFDLPLEERAKYMTTDMRAPVRCGTSFSQTKDTVLCWRDFLKLLCHPLPDFLPHWPASPVDFRKVVGTYAEETKHLFLVVMDAILESLGIMEDNILKDFENGSQMMVANFYPACPQPDLTLGIPPHSDYGFLTLLLQDEVEGLQIQHQDKWITVQPIPNAFVVNVGDHLEIYSNGKYKSVLHRVVVNEAKSRVSVASLHSLPFNCTVRPSPKLVDEANPKRYMDTDFRTFLAYVSSREPKKKDFLESRKVALN, from the exons ATGGCACTAAATGAGCAAAAGGGCAAGGATGATATCCCAGAAAGTCAATATCAGAAAGGAGTGAAGCAGTTGTGTGAGAAAGGTCATCTTAATGCAGTACCTAAAAAGTACATACTTCCTGTTTCCGAAAGACCCACCAAGAGTAGTGTGGAAGATCCAAATGTTGTGAAGCAAAATCTTCAGTTACCCATCATTGATTTTGCCGAATTGCTTGGTCCAAATAGGCCCCAAGTCCTTCAATCCCTAGCCAATGCTTGTCAACAGTATGGATTTTTCCAG CTGGTAAATCATTGCATGTTGGAGGATGTTGTGAGGAGCATGATAGATGTGAGTGGTAGGTTCTTCGATCTCCCTTTAGAGGAGAGAGCTAAGTACATGACAACTGATATGCGAGCACCGGTTCGATGTGGGACCAGCTTCAGCCAAACCAAAGACACTGTGTTGTGTTGGAGGGATTTCTTGAAACTTCTGTGCCATCCCTTACCAGATTTCCTCCCCCATTGGCCTGCTTCACCAGTGGACTTTCG gAAAGTGGTGGGCACCTACGCAGAAGAAACCAAACATTTGTTCCTGGTGGTAATGGATGCCATCCTAGAGAGCTTAGGAATCATGGAAGACAATATTCTGAAAGACTTTGAAAATGGGAGCCAAATGATGGTAGCCAATTTCTACCCAGCATGCCCTCAACCAGACCTTACACTTGGGATACCCCCTCACTCCGATTATGGCTTCCTCACTCTTCTCCTACAAGACGAGGTAGAAGGCTTGCAAATCCAACACCAAGACAAATGGATCACTGTTCAACCCATTCCCAATGCCTTCGTTGTCAATGTTGGTGATCACTTAGAG ATATATAGCAATGGAAAATACAAGAGCGTATTGCATAGAGTTGTGGTGAATGAAGCTAAGAGTAGGGTGTCGGTGGCTTCGCTGCATAGCCTTCCATTCAACTGCACGGTGAGACCGTCGCCAAAACTCGTTGACGAAGCGAATCCCAAGCGTTACATGGACACTGATTTTAGGACCTTTCTTGCGTACGTATCCTCCAGAGAGCCTAAAAAAAAGGATTTCCTGGAGTCTAGAAAAGTTgcattaaattga